One window of Cohnella hashimotonis genomic DNA carries:
- a CDS encoding NPCBM/NEW2 domain-containing protein, with translation MKDKVKGIAIGLVVGSLISSSAAIAASSIKIDVVFQQVKYMIDGVQKPSTDAAITYKGQLYVPLKDVTKALGKELNYDSKNSTAWIGKKPGSFKYLSDISYARLDAPSESYIDFNQNYNREKIQIASNVYQKGINFNTNYFNGSIESIDYNLNGQYKKFTAFVGIDDKTKNSPDTVSFKFIGDDNELLTVTDVKGGNNPIPVSVDLTGVLKLRVIVEKQGDSFTSIYASLADGKLFQ, from the coding sequence GTGAAGGATAAGGTGAAAGGTATAGCAATTGGATTGGTGGTAGGGAGCCTTATATCGTCCTCTGCTGCGATTGCTGCTAGCTCGATAAAGATTGATGTGGTTTTCCAGCAAGTAAAATATATGATCGATGGCGTACAAAAGCCCAGCACAGATGCAGCTATTACATATAAGGGACAGTTGTATGTTCCTTTAAAAGACGTTACGAAAGCCCTCGGTAAAGAGCTTAATTACGATAGTAAGAATTCTACTGCTTGGATTGGCAAGAAGCCTGGATCATTTAAATATTTGAGTGATATTAGTTATGCTAGATTAGATGCACCAAGTGAGTCTTATATTGATTTTAATCAAAACTATAATAGAGAAAAGATTCAAATTGCTTCTAATGTTTATCAAAAAGGGATTAACTTTAATACTAATTATTTTAACGGTTCTATTGAGTCTATTGATTACAACCTAAATGGACAGTATAAAAAGTTTACAGCATTTGTAGGTATCGACGATAAAACAAAGAACTCCCCAGACACTGTTTCATTCAAATTTATTGGAGATGATAACGAATTGCTCACAGTGACAGATGTAAAGGGTGGGAATAATCCTATTCCTGTGAGTGTAGATTTAACGGGTGTTTTAAAACTTCGCGTTATTGTAGAGAAGCAGGGAGATTCGTTTACATCAATTTATGCATCTTTAGCTGATGGAAAGTTGTTTCAGTAA
- a CDS encoding DEAD/DEAH box helicase family protein — MSTTLNVKLITENLGDELILGMQHASGIYIMTSFIMQSGVRLLAPHLKRAIERGAEVKVLAGDYLFVTQPEGLQALLDIDARLEARLWRSMGTSFHPKAYLFDYENGEGLLVVGSSNFSMSAMRMGMEWNLAMNAKAEPYTFQLALEKFMQNFYHENTLPLNAHTISLYEEEYRAYHRKNPELIRQITEMEEEEYRSDSGNAPVEESAASVELSTIQPRFAQLDALDALERTLEEEYDKAMVVMATGLGKTYLAGFFAQRFERVLFIAHREEILYQAKRSFQRIMPDKSLGIYNGVSKEGDAQCVFASIYTLGMKKHRESFSPDRFDLIVVDEFHHAAANSYQSVIQYFQPKFLLGITATPDRMDGKDVYALCDGNVAYQLHFIEAIRRGWLSPFQYFGVYDDTDYSSIHWLGTHYDDEQLTAAQLRDALAERIFEAWHEHKQTRTIGFCSSIRQADFLAGYFQDRGVPAISLHSGTVGISREKAIRMLDTGELEVIFTVDLFNEGVDIPRVDTLLFVRPTESLTVFTQQVGRGLRLSERKTHCTIVDLIGNYRNADVKLRLFSIDEGFKGTAKEPVIPSVPAGCELHLETAVINLLEELSHKKLPHRDRLLRSFLDLKNELGCIPTYLELHLHGSSNSWEFRGEFGSYVGFLLWAECLTNEEEEVYYRYEAWIRDVEKTVMTKSYKMIVLLYMLERGPEHWAEPVTAKEVASFFHNYLTEKEYRRRIDFSDKESQKLWNYDEGGISRLIENMPMTKWGSAKGSTTRFEDGVFGLRFEIAPDDRLTLYQWTQEICLYRLHYHFERREQKREPLQ; from the coding sequence ATGTCGACGACGCTTAACGTCAAGCTGATCACGGAGAACCTTGGTGACGAACTTATTCTCGGCATGCAGCATGCTTCAGGGATCTATATCATGACGTCCTTCATCATGCAATCAGGCGTGCGCCTTCTGGCGCCGCATCTGAAGCGGGCAATTGAACGGGGCGCCGAGGTGAAGGTGCTCGCCGGCGATTATCTGTTTGTAACGCAGCCGGAAGGGCTGCAGGCGCTGCTCGATATTGACGCCCGGCTGGAGGCTAGGTTGTGGCGGAGTATGGGGACGTCTTTTCACCCGAAAGCCTATCTCTTCGACTACGAGAACGGCGAAGGTTTGCTTGTCGTGGGTTCCTCGAATTTCTCTATGTCCGCGATGCGGATGGGGATGGAGTGGAACTTGGCGATGAATGCAAAGGCCGAGCCGTATACGTTCCAGTTGGCGCTGGAGAAGTTCATGCAGAACTTCTATCACGAAAACACGCTGCCGCTGAACGCGCACACGATCTCCCTTTACGAAGAAGAATATCGAGCCTATCATCGCAAAAATCCGGAGCTCATCCGCCAGATCACGGAGATGGAAGAAGAAGAGTACCGGAGTGATAGTGGGAATGCTCCTGTAGAGGAGTCGGCGGCCTCCGTTGAGCTATCGACGATCCAGCCCAGATTTGCGCAGCTCGATGCGTTAGATGCGCTTGAGCGAACGCTGGAGGAGGAATACGACAAGGCGATGGTCGTCATGGCCACCGGTCTGGGTAAAACCTATCTGGCCGGGTTCTTCGCGCAGCGGTTTGAACGTGTGCTATTCATCGCGCATCGAGAGGAGATCCTGTATCAGGCGAAGCGATCATTTCAACGGATCATGCCGGATAAGTCCTTGGGGATATACAACGGCGTGTCCAAGGAGGGGGACGCTCAGTGTGTTTTCGCATCCATCTATACCTTGGGCATGAAGAAGCACCGGGAGTCGTTCTCGCCGGATCGATTCGATCTGATCGTTGTGGATGAGTTCCACCATGCGGCGGCAAACTCCTATCAGTCGGTCATCCAATACTTTCAACCGAAGTTCTTGCTCGGCATCACGGCGACGCCGGATCGGATGGATGGCAAGGACGTGTATGCCCTTTGTGACGGCAATGTCGCCTATCAACTGCACTTTATCGAGGCGATCCGGCGCGGTTGGTTGTCTCCGTTCCAATACTTCGGCGTCTATGACGATACGGATTATTCTTCAATCCACTGGCTGGGCACACATTATGACGATGAACAGCTAACGGCTGCGCAGCTTCGGGATGCGTTGGCTGAGCGGATCTTCGAGGCCTGGCATGAGCATAAACAGACCCGAACGATCGGCTTTTGCTCCTCCATTCGGCAGGCTGATTTCTTGGCTGGATACTTCCAGGATCGAGGCGTGCCCGCGATCAGTCTGCACTCAGGTACGGTCGGAATCTCGAGGGAAAAGGCCATTCGGATGCTGGACACCGGGGAGCTGGAAGTTATCTTCACGGTGGACTTGTTCAATGAGGGCGTCGACATCCCTAGAGTGGACACGTTGCTTTTCGTCCGTCCCACGGAATCGCTGACGGTGTTTACGCAGCAGGTCGGTCGTGGATTGCGGTTGTCGGAGCGCAAAACGCACTGTACCATTGTCGATCTGATCGGCAACTACCGCAATGCGGATGTGAAGTTGCGGCTGTTTTCAATTGACGAAGGATTCAAGGGAACCGCAAAGGAGCCGGTCATCCCCTCAGTACCCGCGGGCTGCGAGCTTCATCTGGAGACGGCAGTCATTAATTTGCTGGAAGAGCTGAGCCACAAGAAGCTGCCGCATCGCGATCGCCTGCTGCGGTCGTTTCTAGATCTGAAAAATGAGCTTGGGTGCATTCCGACCTATCTTGAACTTCATCTGCATGGCAGCTCAAACAGCTGGGAGTTTCGTGGTGAATTTGGTTCGTACGTCGGCTTTCTACTGTGGGCAGAGTGCCTAACGAATGAAGAAGAGGAAGTTTATTATCGCTACGAAGCTTGGATCCGCGATGTAGAGAAGACGGTTATGACCAAAAGCTACAAAATGATCGTGCTTCTGTATATGCTGGAGCGCGGTCCGGAGCATTGGGCTGAGCCGGTCACCGCCAAGGAGGTAGCGTCATTCTTTCACAACTACCTTACGGAAAAGGAATACCGGCGGCGCATCGACTTTTCTGACAAGGAATCTCAGAAACTATGGAACTATGATGAAGGCGGCATCAGTCGGTTGATTGAGAATATGCCGATGACGAAGTGGGGATCGGCTAAGGGAAGTACGACTCGTTTCGAAGATGGCGTCTTCGGTTTGAGGTTTGAGATTGCGCCTGATGATCGCTTGACGTTGTATCAGTGGACGCAGGAAATTTGCTTGTATCGGTTGCATTATCATTTTGAACGACGAGAGCAGAAGCGGGAGCCCCTTCAGTAA
- a CDS encoding nucleoside triphosphate pyrophosphohydrolase yields the protein MPVYNKLVRDRIPQVLEAKSLAYRTRILDEEEYIKELVTKLKEESAEYFAAQNPKDSLEELADILEIIRALATVHGASWEELEAIRERKAEARGGFHERVYLIDVDDA from the coding sequence ATGCCAGTTTACAATAAGCTTGTACGTGATCGAATTCCCCAAGTGCTGGAGGCCAAGAGCTTGGCGTATCGCACGCGGATTCTCGATGAGGAAGAGTATATTAAAGAGCTCGTCACGAAGCTCAAGGAAGAGTCTGCGGAATACTTCGCAGCTCAGAATCCGAAGGATTCGCTGGAGGAACTGGCTGATATTCTGGAGATAATCCGTGCACTAGCAACCGTGCATGGTGCTTCGTGGGAAGAGCTGGAGGCAATTCGGGAGCGGAAAGCCGAGGCGCGAGGTGGTTTCCATGAGCGGGTGTATCTAATCGATGTCGACGACGCTTAA
- a CDS encoding IS4 family transposase gives MIAQPSNLNQLPNELKPTFQELKVMQHLQQAGFRKRFGFSCAQLFQLVFVLLFHQKNWFRLLESRKDDSMPGKDAVYRFLNHTGLAWRRFLTSLSVATVKKVDALTSADRDAVFIVDDSMFERNRSKAVELLARFKDHATGAYYKGFRMLTMGWSDGHTFLPVDFALLSSSKSAITGMNESVDKRSHGYKRRQEALLSAPQVVASMLDRVLAAGATASYVLMDSWFTHAPLIREIVSRGLDVIGMVKNDNKRFLMQGQKLSLKELYSVATPVASKKRSILRSIRTVLACGTPVHVVFVRNRSKKNDWLAVLTTDLALCVEDVIRIYAIRWDIEVFFKCTKSLLRLQKEFQGRSYDLLISHTTIVFSRYLLLAWQHRQSTDARTFGGLFYVLCDEVGTLDWTVALQQLLDLISEIATKAGKKLGALIQRQLQQWIASLPSYIRACLPISCCES, from the coding sequence ATGATAGCCCAACCCTCCAATTTGAATCAACTGCCTAACGAACTAAAACCGACGTTTCAAGAATTGAAAGTCATGCAGCATTTACAGCAAGCTGGATTTCGCAAACGCTTTGGCTTTAGCTGCGCCCAATTGTTTCAACTCGTCTTCGTTCTGTTGTTTCATCAGAAAAACTGGTTTCGTCTGCTGGAGAGCCGCAAAGATGATTCCATGCCCGGCAAAGATGCGGTTTATCGCTTTCTCAATCATACCGGCCTTGCATGGCGCCGGTTTTTGACCTCGCTTAGTGTCGCCACCGTAAAGAAGGTGGACGCGCTGACGTCTGCGGATCGGGATGCCGTCTTCATCGTCGACGATTCGATGTTCGAACGCAATCGCAGCAAAGCCGTTGAGTTGCTCGCCCGGTTCAAAGATCATGCGACAGGTGCGTACTACAAAGGTTTCCGCATGCTAACGATGGGGTGGTCGGACGGCCACACGTTCTTACCCGTGGATTTTGCATTGCTCAGTTCAAGCAAGTCGGCGATCACCGGCATGAATGAGTCCGTCGACAAACGGTCGCACGGCTACAAGCGTCGGCAGGAAGCGCTTCTGTCGGCTCCGCAAGTCGTTGCGTCCATGCTGGACCGCGTCTTGGCGGCCGGAGCAACCGCCTCTTATGTCTTGATGGACAGTTGGTTCACGCATGCGCCGCTCATTCGCGAAATCGTCTCCCGTGGACTTGATGTGATTGGCATGGTCAAGAACGACAACAAACGATTCCTTATGCAAGGCCAGAAGTTGTCGCTTAAAGAGCTTTACTCAGTCGCCACGCCTGTAGCGAGCAAGAAACGCAGCATTCTCCGCTCGATCCGAACGGTGCTGGCTTGCGGCACGCCAGTGCATGTGGTATTCGTTCGCAACCGCTCGAAGAAGAATGATTGGCTCGCCGTTCTAACGACAGACCTAGCGCTCTGTGTAGAGGACGTCATCCGAATTTACGCGATCCGCTGGGACATCGAGGTCTTCTTCAAATGCACCAAGTCACTGCTACGTTTGCAAAAGGAATTCCAAGGCCGCTCTTATGATTTGCTGATCAGCCACACCACAATTGTCTTTTCGCGTTACCTGCTACTGGCTTGGCAGCATCGACAGAGTACAGATGCACGCACGTTCGGCGGTTTGTTTTATGTGCTGTGCGACGAAGTCGGCACGCTGGATTGGACAGTCGCCTTGCAACAACTGCTTGATCTGATCAGCGAAATCGCCACGAAAGCAGGAAAGAAGCTGGGGGCTTTGATTCAGCGTCAACTCCAGCAATGGATTGCCAGTTTGCCCAGTTACATCAGGGCTTGTTTGCCGATTTCATGCTGCGAAAGTTGA
- a CDS encoding DNA cytosine methyltransferase: MAIKYLHQVTAMSQQSFNVLDLFSGAGGMSEGFLQAGFKVPNACDYSIEASTTYQNRHKQLGYKESKFLNSDIGELTKPKKLKTFLDGVTIDVVVGGPPCQGFSLSGKRSKEDQRNRLFLDYLKIVKMVKPKYFVIENVEGMLTFKLEKVEGVSGTIYENEFVPDIIVKEAQKIGYFVEYRLLNAKHFGVPQNRPRVIFLGHRVKYTKNKIIHLVTPPRFPEPKSSFICVKDAISDLSFLKSGNKSLTYNSLYKPTAFQMALRNGLTPSINGQTIISKTIFNHSTSKHNENVVARFNLLKNGESIGELLKRLSVEDLKKYKTKKYRCRKLDPNNVSPTILTLPDDIVHYDSTNPRILSVREFARLQTFDDSFEFLGKRTTGGDRRKHETPQYTQVGNAVPPLFAKAIATQIMKALLGI; encoded by the coding sequence ATGGCGATTAAATACTTACATCAAGTTACAGCTATGTCCCAACAAAGCTTTAATGTTCTCGATTTGTTTTCCGGAGCGGGGGGGATGTCAGAAGGATTTTTACAAGCGGGATTTAAAGTGCCAAACGCTTGTGATTATAGTATTGAAGCATCTACAACCTATCAAAATAGACACAAACAATTAGGATATAAAGAATCAAAATTCCTCAATAGTGATATTGGTGAACTCACAAAGCCTAAAAAGTTAAAAACCTTTTTAGATGGAGTTACTATTGATGTTGTAGTGGGAGGCCCTCCTTGTCAAGGCTTCAGTCTTAGTGGGAAAAGAAGCAAAGAAGACCAAAGAAACCGCTTATTTCTCGATTACTTGAAAATTGTAAAAATGGTGAAGCCAAAATATTTTGTTATTGAAAATGTTGAAGGGATGCTTACTTTTAAATTAGAAAAAGTAGAAGGCGTAAGTGGGACCATCTATGAAAATGAATTTGTACCTGACATCATTGTAAAGGAGGCCCAAAAAATAGGATATTTTGTAGAATATAGATTGCTAAACGCAAAACATTTTGGTGTTCCACAAAACCGTCCACGCGTAATTTTTCTTGGTCATAGAGTAAAATATACAAAAAACAAAATAATCCATTTGGTAACTCCACCGAGATTTCCCGAACCTAAAAGCTCATTCATTTGTGTCAAGGATGCAATTTCTGACTTAAGTTTCCTTAAATCAGGAAACAAGTCTCTTACATATAATTCCTTATATAAACCAACAGCCTTTCAAATGGCTCTTAGAAATGGACTAACGCCTAGTATTAATGGACAAACCATTATATCCAAAACCATATTTAACCATTCAACTTCAAAACATAATGAGAATGTTGTAGCCCGCTTTAATTTGTTAAAAAACGGAGAAAGCATTGGGGAGTTATTAAAGCGCCTTTCAGTTGAAGACTTAAAAAAATATAAAACAAAAAAATACAGATGCAGAAAACTCGATCCAAATAATGTATCTCCCACCATACTTACATTGCCAGATGATATAGTCCATTACGACTCTACGAATCCTAGAATACTATCTGTTAGAGAATTTGCAAGATTGCAAACTTTCGATGATAGTTTTGAATTTTTAGGAAAAAGAACGACAGGTGGAGATAGAAGGAAACACGAGACTCCGCAA